From the Lathyrus oleraceus cultivar Zhongwan6 chromosome 3, CAAS_Psat_ZW6_1.0, whole genome shotgun sequence genome, the window TACTTCCCATCAAACCACCATTGAAACTGCTACAACATCAACTGCAGTCAACAAGGAACCATACATTCTTGATCGTTCAGTACAAATCCATCTTGCGACTCCTTTTGACAAACTGGAAGTTCTATGTGAATCTCTTGTGAATTTCGAGAACATGAAACGTAATGGTATTGATCTCACGGAGGAACTAAGAAAATAAGGctgggaaaactactttcaagGACTCCATGGTCCAATCTACACCTTTCtggtcaaggagttctggagattcGCATATTGTGATGACCATTGCATCGTCTCACACGTTCTGGGGGTGAAGATGGTCATCACTGAGAAATCAATTGTAAAAATTTTGAACATTGAGAAGACTGGGggaagaaggatctacaacataaaccctagggcaaGATACATGTCCCAGGAGATTATTTTCACCATCTACAAACAAAGCACAAAAGGCAAATCCTCTAAGAACAAAGAACTTCACCAGAATCTGAGAGtatggctgaagatcattctgggtaccatTCACCACCGTCCAACCTCAAATTCTTCAGACTACATCATCACCAACCAAAAATGTATCCTCTACTGCCTCCACAAAGGACTCAAGCTGAATATGCCAATCTTATTATTCAAGTATCTGAGAGATTCCGTCCGGGATACCAGAAAtcacatgaagcccagaaactacattcctctgggaaggcTCATCTTCTACGTTCTGATCGAAAGCAGATTGGTGGATCATCTGATATCCTACAATCTGATGGAAGATGTGACGGTTGACACCGACAAGCCTCTGAACTCAAGAAATTTGAAGAGCATGGGCATCATTGAGAGAGTTTTGGTTAAGCCATctctggacacctcttgggaagctctgaaggattAGAGGAAGATACCCAATGGTCTCTATTTGTTCTCTAAGATAGATCCCCCTGAGGTCATCTCCCACTATCTTCAGGACCTGGCAGCTCAAGGGGTACACATCTCTGACTTCTACGTGGACTGGCTCCCAGAGCAGCCACCAAACTTTATGAAGAGGAAAAGAGAGCCATCTGAGaagttgaagaagtcaaagaccTTGAAGCTGGGAGAACCATCAGCAACCAGAATGCCAACGCATTTGGGCTCTCCTATCTCAAGTAAGTCTCACCCCTCTGAAACTCCTACTTTAAAATTAAGGCAACTATCTTCCTCCATGCCTCTACATACTTCCATGTATACTCCCTCTAAACCCACAACCTCCACCTCAAATCCCTCTGAATCTCATCACTCTAACCCACCCTTACCTCCCCTCCAACCTTTTAATCTCACCGCCACAACACTACCTATCTCTAAGGCCTTACTCTTCAATGCACCAATACCACCACCTTCTTCAACTCCCTCCTCTCCACCTTACTATGACATATCTTCTAATTTTGACAAGCCACAACCACCTGATCCTCAATCCCCAACACTTGCTCAACTCCAAGCCCACGCTCTCTCTAACCTAAACCCATCTAAGCCAAAAACCTCTATCCCATCTccatctgaacctcaaccagaTCAACCATCTGAATCCCAACCCAAACAACCATCTGAACCTCAAACAGAACCACCAAATGAATTTGTGTATGAACCCCAAACTACCCAAAAATCTGACTCTCCCACTAAAACCAACCCCATCCCTCCAGAAACTATCCTTCCCTCCTCTGACCTAGAACCAACCCTCCCCACCCTGGAAGAGGCGGTAGCCTTATTTGCTGAGTCTTCAGTGGAGAAGCTCATATCACTATCTGCAAACTCTAAACTAAGTGATAATCCCTTTGAAGTAAGGATTCACTGGAATAGAGTTATCATATGGATGCCATCTGAGGctttcaagctgaaaggcctctctgaatAAGTCAGAAATGACTTTATCAGAGAAGCTAGAGAGAGAGGCCAGAGGCTCGTCTGGCCAGAGAGGCAGAAGAGAGAGCTCACATGGAAGCAGAGGAAAAGGCTAGATTAGAAGCAGAAGAGAAAGCGAGAAAAGAAGTTGAAGAAAAGGTTGCCGCTgaggctgctgctgaagctgaagccaaagTCAAGGTTGATGCTGAAGAAGCAGCACACATTACTGCAGAAGAAGCTGCCAAGGCAAAGGACGTAGCTCTGACTCAGGGTGAATCATCTCATTCTGAGTTTTCTCCACTGGTGTTGAAGACTCTGGAGGAACTCCAGAAAGAACAACAGATTGTGAGAGCTAGGCTGGATCAACAGGACTCTGTCAACTccaacattcagaatctgctgactCAGCTGCTGTAGAGGATGCCGCCTCCTCCGAACCCTTAAGAACATTAGGATTTATTTGGTATCTTTCTCTAAGTGTTTAATCTGTATGCTTTTAATCTAAGTTTTTTTTCCTCTTATTTGTACTTTTCCCTTATGAATGAAGTTTGTCTTACATTAACTTGttttgctatgtcttttttagtttgacaaaaagggggagaaataattaAATGGCCTTCGATGAAATAATATCTAAGCCTCATAAAGCATTGTGTACATTCAAAAACTGTTATTATGAAGTCTAAAGTTTTGCAGGAAGTATCTAAGTAAAACATGTGAGAAACAAGTTAAGCAATATAAGAAGATCTGGTAAGAACCTCTAAACCTTCTTAAGTATCAGATTTAGGGGGAGATTGtctatctcagggggagtcatcATACATCTGACTTTGAGATAACTCCTTTTAATTTTTTTAAGTATAATTGTTTCATCAACAGTCTGaagtttttgtcatcatcaaaaagggggagattgttagaacaagattttgtgtctacaattcatctctaagttttgatgataacaaaggatgaaacatttCGGTACCCTAACAAATTTCCCTAAGTAAGCAGGACTCTAACAAGAAATGGATCTGACAAAACAATATTTGCTATCACACAAGCCTAGAAAGTTGACTTAAAGTTAAAAGCAGTAGCTCTGACTCTGAAGATAACAACATTCACAACATCTGAAGCTTGAAGACTCAGATACTCTGAATCAGAAGGATTCCATGCATTGTTACTCTGTTGATCCATACATCTGAAGATTAATCAAGAACTTCTGAAGTAAATCACTTCGAACAACTATCTGAAAAATACATGTTCTACAAGAAGATCTAGATTCCGCACACTTTGATTCACGCCTAACAGATCAACTTCAAGACTTATCAACAAAGTATTCCATATATGGTATTAATCTTTATTTGGAGAAGAATAAATACTCTTCCAAATCTCTATGGAAAGGACAACAAACTTAATGTCAATTAAGTCCCATCATTGGCAAGATATCAACATCAATGCTTCAGCCAATGACATCATATCGTAAGCACTATATAAAGGTCAAATCATCATCATACAAAAGTATGAAGCAATTACACAAGAATACTACAAACTCAAATTCAATATTTCATTAATTCTTGTTCAAATCtgttcacacgagttgttgctcttagTGTGAATTTTTACTGTTCTTGTTGTGTTAAAATTacttacctagaagcactaaacaccTTCTTGTAATTCTCAAATAGTTGttgaatatttcctcaagtgacttgtgaagtccgtagacttgagagggctaagagatcaCTATTCTCTTAGACGTTTTTGTTGTgatctttctagattattggattaagtcattattgaaggcaaaatcaccttgaccgggtggactggagtaactttgaatttcaaaCGCCACGTTGGAAAATACTAACGTTTTCTCAGCTAAACTAACGGAAGAGACCAACATTACTAACCTAAGTAATATTACGGGACCAAACTATTATTGGGTCTGGGGACTAATTATGTCTTTTTAATAATAACGTGGCTAACCAcgttataatttattttttattattcattgtttaaatattaaattaatttttaattttattttttgttttatttttaaataatttagATTTGGAACGATTAAAAAAAGCCAAAATATTTCTTGGAAAAAAAAACTCAAAGACCTTTAAGCAACATCGAATGTCTTTACCATTAGGCCAACATTCATTGGTGATAAATAATTCCAATAATTTGTagaaatattaagcattttattatttacttatttaCTTATATCAAATAACACACAAATCAATATTTACTCAATTTAAATTAATTCAAACTAAATAATAATCAATTAATTTAATAGtaattcaattaattaattaaaaataaaaattaattaattattatttttaaatgaaaaataaaaaattcatatACATGATAGTCCAATCAcgattttaaaataaaaaaactaattttatttgaaaaaaatatcAACACCGAAACTAATATGGCCCAATTAA encodes:
- the LOC127130169 gene encoding uncharacterized protein LOC127130169, with the translated sequence MKRKREPSEKLKKSKTLKLGEPSATRMPTHLGSPISSKSHPSETPTLKLRQLSSSMPLHTSMYTPSKPTTSTSNPSESHHSNPPLPPLQPFNLTATTLPISKALLFNAPIPPPSSTPSSPPYYDISSNFDKPQPPDPQSPTLAQLQAHALSNLNPSKPKTSIPSPSEPQPDQPSESQPKQPSEPQTEPPNEFVYEPQTTQKSDSPTKTNPIPPETILPSSDLEPTLPTLEEAVALFAESSVEKLISLSANSKLSDNPFEVRIHWNRVIIWMPSEAFKLKGLSE